Proteins encoded by one window of Lycium barbarum isolate Lr01 chromosome 11, ASM1917538v2, whole genome shotgun sequence:
- the LOC132617492 gene encoding homeobox-leucine zipper protein MERISTEM L1-like — protein sequence MFQPNMFESHHHLLDMSPKSPEDELDLIRDDEFESKSMTDIMENPSGDDQDPNQRPNKKKRYHRHTQLQIQEMESFFKECPHPDDKQRKELGKKLGLEPLQVKFWFQNKRTQMKAQHERHENSQLRAENEKLHAENIRYKEALGNATCPNCGGPAAIGEMSFDEQQLRIENARLREEIDRISGIAAKYVGKPMLTYPNLPTTGPTRSLDLGVSNFGPQTGLVGEMYSAGDLVRSVSGPTDADKPIIIELAVAAMEELIRMAQTGEPLWITSPDNNETLCEEEYVRTFPRGIGPKPLGLTSEASRESAVIIMNHINLVEILMDVNQWTSVFAGLVSRALTLEVLSTGVAGNYNGALQVMTAEFQVPSPLVPTRENYFVRYCKHHTDGTWAVVDVSLDTLRPSSVSRGRRRPSGCLIQELPNGYSKVTWIEHVEVDDRSVHNIYRPLVNSGLAFGAKRWVATLNRQCERLASAMANNIPTGDVGVIMSPEGRKSMLKLAERMVMSFCAGVGASTAHTWTTLSGSGADDVRVMTRKSIDDPGRPPGIVLSAATSFWLPVPPKRVFDFLRDENSRSEWDILSNGGLVQEMAHIANGRDPGNCVSLLRVNSGNSSQSNMLILQESSTDSTGSYVIYAPVDIVAMNVVLSGGDPDYVALLPSGFAILPDGGGGINSGSLLTVAFQILVDSVPTAKLSLGSVATVNSLIKCTVERIKTAVACESAR from the exons ATGTTTCAGCCAAACATGTTTGAGAGCCACCATCATCTACTTGATATGTCACCCAAATCACCAGAAGATGAGTTGGATTTAATTCGAGATGATGAATTTGAGAGCAAATCAATGACTGATATTATGGAAAATCCTTCTGGTGATGATCAAGATCCTAATCAACGTCCAAATAAGAAGAAGCGTTATCATCGGCATACACAGCTCCAAATTCAAGAAATGGAATC GTTTTTCAAAGAGTGCCCTCATCCAGAtgataaacaaagaaaagaaCTGGGGAAAAAATTAGGTTTAGAGCCTTTGCAAGTGAAATTTTGGTTCCAGAACAAGCGTACTCAAATGAAG GCTCAACATGAACGCCATGAGAACTCACAATTGAGGGCTGAAAATGAGAAGCTTCATGCTGAGAACATAAGGTATAAAGAGGCCCTTGGTAATGCTACTTGTCCAAATTGTGGAGGACCTGCAGCCATAGGTGAAATGTCATTCGACGAGCAGCAATTGAGGATTGAGAACGCTCGTCTCAGAGAAGAG ATTGACAGAATATCTGGAATTGCTGCAAAATATGTGGGAAAACCAATGCTTACATATCCTAATCTTCCAACTACTGGGCCAACCCGTTCACTTGATCTAGGAGTTAGTAATTTTGGGCCTCAGACAGGCCTAGTTGGTGAAATGTACAGTGCTGGTGATCTTGTTAGATCAGTTTCAGGCCCAACAGATGCTGATAAGCCCATAATTATTGAACTTGCTGTTGCTGCTATGGAAGAACTTATAAGAATGGCCCAAACTGGAGAACCTTTGTGGATTACTAGCCCAGATAATAATGAGACTTTATGTGAAGAGGAATATGTGAGGACTTTTCCTAGAGGAATTGGGCCTAAACCTTTGGGCCTAACATCTGAAGCCTCAAGAGAATCTGCTGTTATTATTATGAATCACATCAATTTAGTTGAAATTTTGATGGATGTG AACCAATGGACAAGTGTTTTCGCTGGCCTAGTATCAAGAGCATTGACCTTGGAAGTCCTATCAACTGGGGTAGCAGGAAATTACAATGGTGCTTTACAAGTG ATGACAGCGGAATTCCAGGTCCCTTCACCATTGGTTCCGACTCGCGAAAATTATTTTGTGAGATATTGTAAACACCATACTGATGGAACATGGGCTGTGGTTGATGTCTCCCTTGACACTTTGCGGCCCTCTTCAGTGTCGCGCGGTAGAAGAAGGCCATCTGGTTGTTTAATTCAAGAATTGCCAAATGGTTACTCCAAG GTTACGTGGATCGAGCACGTTGAAGTGGATGATAGATCTGTCCATAACATCTACAGACCTCTTGTCAATTCAGGCCTCGCGTTTGGGGCTAAACGTTGGGTAGCAACGTTGAACAGACAATGTGAACGGCTCGCAAGTGCAATGGCTAATAATATCCCAACAGGCGATGTTGGAG tcaTAATGAGTCCTGAAGGCCGAAAAAGTATGTTAAAACTAGCTGAGAGAATGGTGATGAGTTTTTGTGCCGGTGTTGGCGCCTCGACTGCTCACACATGGACTACATTATCTGGAAGTGGTGCTGATGATGTTAGAGTTATGACTAGAAAGAGTATAGATGATCCGGGGAGACCTCCCGGTATAGTGTTGAGTGCAGCCACTTCATTTTGGCTGCCAGTTCCTCCAAAGAGAGTCTTCGATTTTCTCCGAGATGAGAACTCTAGAAGTGAG TGGGATATACTTTCAAATGGGGGCCTAGTTCAAGAAATGGCGCATATAGCAAATGGTCGTGATCCAGGAAACTGCGTATCTCTGCTCCGCGTTAAT AGCGGAAATTCAAGCCAGAGCAACATGCTGATACTCCAAGAGAGTTCAACAGATTCCACAGGATCTTATGTTATCTACGCTCCAGTCGATATCGTTGCGATGAATGTGGTGTTAAGTGGTGGTGACCCCGACTATGTTGCTCTTCTACCATCTGGATTTGCTATACTTCCAGATGGTGGTGGAGGAATTAATAGTGGATCGCTTCTCACTGTTGCATTTCAGATTTTAGTTGATTCTGTCCCCACTGCAAAACTATCTCTTGGATCTGTTGCAACTGTTAATAGCCTCATCAAATGCACTGTTGAAAGGATCAAAACAGCTGTAGCCTGTGAGAGTGCAAGATGA